A region of the Nocardia asteroides genome:
GCCCCGGATAACGGGGCCGGGTCGTGTCGTCGCCGCGGCAGGATCGCCGCTGGCCGGACCCGTTGATATCCCGGATAACAGGCCGTTATCCGGGATATCTCTCGGCTGGCCTTTATCGGACGCGATATAGGCGGGCCGTCAGCGCCATGTTGAACAGGCCCGAAACCTTTGGCCTGGTGGTGCCGAGACCGTCTGTCGCACACCCGAGATCAGTCAGGGTTGCAGCGGTACGCGACGAGGCCGAATGACACGGTGGGTGATTCGCCAGCCGAGAGTGGTCCGCTCGACGGTGTCCTCGTAGGTAGCGCTGCCGACCGACCCGTCCGTCATGATGCCGATCCCCTTGGAGTGTGCGTGTGCTGTTCCATCCCCGGCGTCGGTAACCACGATGTTCGTGACATGGTGGGCTACCGGATTGCCATTGCCCAACGATAAGGCGGCTGCGCGGAGGCCGGCCAGGCCGGTCAGGACGCCGCCACCCAGCGCGCTCACGTCATAGGTGATCCCCTCGGCGAACACGGCGCGCAACCCCTCGAAGTCGCCGCGGTCGGTGAGAAGTCCGTGCAGGTTGATCAGGTCCGTGATGGCGAGTTGGTCTTCGGTGGTCAACATTGTGCAGCCTTCCGATACTTAATCGGGGATCTCCCCATTTCATGTGCTGTACCGTAATCGGGGATGTCCCCGAATAACAAGCGTGGCCCCAGATCAGACGCATCGCGCAGTAACGCGCGTTTGCTTGCGGCCGCTCGGGAACTGATGACTACTGCGGGCGCCGACGTCGCCCTCGACGAGGTGGCGCGACGCGCCGGCGTCGGGAATGCGACGCTGTACCGCCACTTCCCGACTCGCGCGGACCTGCTCGTCGCCGTGTACAGCGACGAGGTCACCGCCCTGTGCCGCCGCGGTGCGGAACTGATCGACGCCGGGTCGCCACTTGAGGCCCTGTTCGCTTGGCTCGACGCGTTCGTAGTGCATGTGGCGACGAAGCGTCCGCTCGCCCTCGCTGCGACTGAGGGGTCCGGTGATCGTCGGACGCCGCTGTTCGAGAAATGGCATGCCTCGATCACGTCGACCGCCGCCGATCTGGTGGATCACGCCCGGCCGGTGTTGTGCCCAGGCCTTGCCGCAGCCGACGTGCTCACGCTGGCCAGTGGAGTAGCGCTCGCCTCGGGAGCCGACGTCGAGTATGCGCGCCGCCTGGTGGCATTGCTGCGCACCGGCCTGGTGTCCCAGACTGCTGATGCCATCCCGCCTTGAAGGGGCTCCGGACTGGCAGGGTCTCGTAATCAACTGTCGCGGGTTCGAGGTGCCCAGCCGGACGGTTTCCGGGCTCGTGGGCCGGAGGCGTAGCGGGTCCAGTAAGCGGCGCCATCGTCAACTGGCTGCACCAGGCGGTGGCTTGGTGAGGAGGGGCGGTGAGATCGACAGGTCCGCGGCATTCGGATGTTCGGCTGATCGTGGCTGCTGGTGGTACCGGTGGGCATATCTATCCCGCGGTCACCACAGTGCGCGCGCTGCGTGAGGAACTGGCCAGCAGCGGGCGTCGCCTCGACGTGTTGTGGGTCGGGCAGGCCGGCGGGTTGGAATCGAGGATCGCGGCCAGCGAGGGTATCCGGTTCGCTGCGGTGGCGACAGGCAAGATCCGTCGCGCGGCCAATCCGTTGAAGATGGTTACTCGCGACAATGTTGTGGACATGTTGCGTCTGCCGCGCGGTATCGCCGAGGCTTGGCGGACGGTGGGCCGGTTCCGGCCGGATGTGGTGCTCACGACCGGTGGGTACGTCACCGTGCCGGTCGGGTTGGCGGCGTGGTTGCGGCGTCGGCCGTTGGTGGTGCACGAGCAGACTGTCCGTGTGGGCCTGGCCAATCGGTTGCTGGCCCGTCTCGCCAACCGCGTGGCCCTGTCGTCGGAATCCAGTCTGACGTTGCTACCGGGACGCGCTGCGGCGAAGTCCGCCATCATTGGTAATCCTGTGCGGCCGGAGTTGTTCGACGGCGACGCTGACAAAGCTGTCGTCGCTGTGGGCGCTGACGGTTTCGACCGCAGCTTGCCGACCGTTTATGTCACCGGTGGTGCGCAGGGCGCGGTACAGATCAATCGGGTCGTGCGTGAACTGTTGCCGTGGCTGCTACAGCGCGCCAACGTGATCCATCAATGCGGCAAAGCATCGATCACTGAACTCCGTGAGCACGCCGCCACGCTCGATTCAGTGTTGGGTGCACGGCTCAGCCTCAACCGGTGGACGCAACACCCGAGGTCACGGAGGGTGTGTGGGAAGGCCATCGGATTGGATGCGAGAGGTCACTGGACGAGCGCCGATGCGGTCGCCGGGAGCTCCCGGTTTACCGCGGGCCGTGGAGCGGTTGTTCTGGGACAAGATCGCCGAGGGCATGCTCCCCGGCGAAGCCGGTGTCGCAGTAGGGGTATCGCCAGTCAAGGGCAGCCGTTGGTTCCGCGATGCTGGCGGGATGTCACCGTATTCGTGGCCGCAGCCAAGCGGCCGCTACCTGTCCTTTGCCGAGCGTGAAGAGATCGCGCTGCTGAAATCCCAGGGCAGTGGCGTCCGTCAGATCGCCCAAGCGCTTGGCCGCAGTCCATCCACGATTTCGCGTGAGCTGCGGCGTAACGCCGCGACTAGGGGCGGGAAGTTGCACTACCGGGCATCGGTGGCGCAGTGGAAAGCTGAGCTGTTCGCCCGCCGCCCTAAAACCGCCAAGCTCCTGGATAACCCACGATTACGCGACTACGTCCAGGAGCGCCTGGCAGGCCGGATCACCGACGCGCACGGAAGAACGGTCAAGGTCCGAAGACGGAGAAATGGACCGGCCGCAACAGGCCCCATCGCGCCGACCGAGGCTGGGTGCAGGCGTGGAGCCCCGAACAAATCGCCAAGCGGTTGCGCATCGATTTCCCCGACGATGAGTCGATGCGGATCAGCCACGAGGCGATCTACCAGGCGCTCTACATCGAGGATCGGGGCGGGCTCAGCCGTGAACTGATCTTGAACCTGAGGACCGGGCGCGCGTTGCGGATGCCGCGGGCACGCTCAAAGCGTGTGGCCTGGGCGCACGTGACCCCGGACGTGTTGATCAGCGAACGACCCGCCGAGGCAAACGATCGCGCGGTCGCTGGGCATTGGGAGGGCGACCTGATCATCGGCGCCGAACGCTCCGCGATCGCCACGCTCGTCGATCGGAGTACTCGATTCACGATGCTGGTTCACTTGCCCCGCGAACGAGGATGGCGCGAGAGCGTTCCGGTAAAGAACGGTCCCGCGCTCAGCGGTTACGGGGCAGTGTCGATGAACAAAGCACTCGCGGCGGCACTGGCGAAGCTGCCCACGAACATGATGAAGTCCCTGACCTGGGACCGGGGAAAGGAACTCTCCGCCCACGCGGAATTGACGGCCACTACGGGGGTCGCGGTCTACTTCGCTGATCCACATAGCCCGTGGCAGCGCGGGACCAACGAAAACACGAATGGTCTTCTACGCCAGTACTTTCCGAAGGGAACGGATCTGTCACGGTGGAGCAAGCGGGATATCGCAGCGGTCGCTTCCGCGCTCAATGCGCGACCGCGGAAGGTCCTTGGATGGCGCACTCCAGCCGAGGTTATGGAGCAGCATCTACGATCGCTTCAACAACGAAATGTTGCGTCGACCAGTTGAATCCACCCTGGCTGCCTCGAGCCGAATGTACGACAGCGCTTTTCGGTGGCCGAAACGCAACCGCGTTGCGCAAGGCGCGAAGGTTGGGATCCCGGCGGCGCTTGCGCGCGGCGATACAGCATGCCTTCGTCGGCAGTAATAGCGGTGTGAGGGATGGAGACGGCGCATGGTGGTGGTGGATATCCATATGGTTTCTTCTCTGCCACCCTGACACGGGGCACCGCCGAGAACCGGGCCGGACGCATCGCAGGCTCGTCGCGCCGAGCCCGAGCAGGGCCTGCATCACCTGCGGAGGTTCCCGCACGTCTTGACAGGCAAGTTGGCACTTGCCTATTCTCACTCTCGTGAGCGACGTTTACAAGGCGATCGCAGATCCGACCCGACGAACCATTCTCGACGAACTCATCAACCAGGACCGTCAGTCGCTGTTCGAACTGTGCAGCCGTTTGGCGATGAAACACGGAATCACCTCATCGCGTCAGGCCATATCGCAGCACCTCGCCGTGCTCGAGGAGGCCGGTCTCGTGTTCGCGGTCAACGACGGCCGCCACAAATACCACTTCGCCAACACCACACCCCTGCAAGCCATCACCGACCACTGGTCACAGACACCCGGAAGGGACATCCCATGACCGACACCACAGCCTACGGAACACTCGAGACGATCGACGGGCGACGTGCACTGCGTTTCGACCGCTCTTACGCCTACCCGATCCAGCGCGTATGGCAGGCGGTCAGCACGCCGGCAGAACTCGAACGGTTCTTTCCAGGTGCTGCGGACTGGACACCGACAGCGGGCGAGACCATCGACCTCGGCGGTGCGACCCTCGAGGTGACCGAGGTCGATGCACCGCACCGCCTGGCGTGGACGTACGCCGGCCAGCCACAGAGTTTCGAATTGGCCGAAGAGGAAGGCGGCTGTCGTTTGATCTTCACTCACGTCATCGACCACATCGAGGACTTGCCGGCAGCGCAAACCGCAACTGGCTGGCATACCTACCTCTCGCGACTCGAACCCCACCTGGCTGGCGGGCACCTCTCCGACGAGGAGGCACACAAGCCGTGGAAGGATCTCCACGAACGCTACGCCGAGCGCTTCGGCGTCGATCCGGAACCGGGCCGGCGCTGGGCGGCGGAGCATATGCCCGCCGGTCAAGACTGAGCCGATCTGAACGGACATCGATATGAGCCCGGCGCTGCGAAGAACTCAACTGCAGAAGTGTCGCATGTCTGGTGCTCTTGTCGAAGTCCGCAGCAACTTACAGGACCTTCCGTAGCTGGATCCTGGCGGTGACCATCATGGCCGCCGCCACCGGCAACCACCACACGCGGGCGGTCGAGGCGAAGACAGATCAGGCCGGATGTCTCGGACACTCGAGTGCCGCAGCACCCCGCCCGCAAAGAACTATCGAGAGCGATGCATCAACATGATCGACTCCCACCAGCATCCCATCGCTGCGGCGCCTGCCTATTTCGGACAACATGTCCGGCAATAGGCGCCGCTGTAACGACGGCAGGTTCACACCCCATGATCGGTGCATGGCGACACACTCCGATCTGACGGCGGCAATGGACTATCTGGCCGTGGACACATGGCGACGCCTCGAACATGGACTACCGCGTGGCCTGGCACCCAGTGAAGAATCCATCACCGACTACGTGCTGTTCGAACTGAACCAACAGTTCCCGCAGATACTTGTGCACAAGCCCAGCAAACCGGAAGAGGCGCGGGTCGGGGCGGACTGGGAATGGTGGATCGGATCGGATACGCGATGGGTGTGTCTGCGCGTTCAGGCTAAGAAGTTCTTCGGTCACCACTATCGGTACCTGAGCCATCGGCCCAAGGGTGCCGACTGAGGTTCACCCCGAATGGTGGACAGTTGGTTACGCGGCGTTCGCCGCGTCTGTCGATATTGACTGTTCGTAGCGGAGGGGACTGATCCCGCCGATCGAGGAGTGTCGCCGGGAAATGTTGTATCGGTGAATCCATTTGTCAACCGCGGCAACGAGTTCGGTCTTGTGGGTGAAGGTGTGGCGGTAGTAGAACTCGTGTTTGAAGGTGGACCACAGCGATTCGGCGGGACTGTTGTCCCAGCAGATGCCGGTGGCGCCCATGGAGCGGCGCAGCCCGTGGCGGGCGCAGGTTTGCGCGGTCAAGGTGGCGGTGAATTCGCCGCCGCGGTCGGAATGCAGAATCGTGTCGGCGACCTGTCCGCCGCGCGTGTTGACGGCCTGCTCGATGACGTTTGCGACCACGTCGGCGCCGATATGGTCGGCCACGAGGTGACCGAGGACGCGGCGGGTGTGCCCGTCGCGGATCGCGCACAGATACATCTCGCCCTCACCGTAGCTCAGATACGTGAAATCGCTGGTCCACACGGCATCGGGGCGGCCCTGGTCGAACGCGCGTGCCACCAGGTCCGGCGGGAACGACGCGCCCTGGTCGACGACCGTGGTCGCGACCTTGAACGTGCGCGGGCTGATGCCCTCGATCCCGATCTCGGCCATGATCTTCGCGACGGTCTTGGCGCTCACCCTTTCCCCGCGCTCACGCAGCTCGTCGGTGATCCGCGGTGACCCGTAGGTGCCCTCGGAATCGGCGTGCACGTCCAGGATCTTCATCGTCAGATCCG
Encoded here:
- a CDS encoding IS30 family transposase; protein product: MRIDFPDDESMRISHEAIYQALYIEDRGGLSRELILNLRTGRALRMPRARSKRVAWAHVTPDVLISERPAEANDRAVAGHWEGDLIIGAERSAIATLVDRSTRFTMLVHLPRERGWRESVPVKNGPALSGYGAVSMNKALAAALAKLPTNMMKSLTWDRGKELSAHAELTATTGVAVYFADPHSPWQRGTNENTNGLLRQYFPKGTDLSRWSKRDIAAVASALNARPRKVLGWRTPAEVMEQHLRSLQQRNVASTS
- a CDS encoding helix-turn-helix domain-containing protein translates to MSDVYKAIADPTRRTILDELINQDRQSLFELCSRLAMKHGITSSRQAISQHLAVLEEAGLVFAVNDGRHKYHFANTTPLQAITDHWSQTPGRDIP
- a CDS encoding glycosyltransferase, which produces MRSTGPRHSDVRLIVAAGGTGGHIYPAVTTVRALREELASSGRRLDVLWVGQAGGLESRIAASEGIRFAAVATGKIRRAANPLKMVTRDNVVDMLRLPRGIAEAWRTVGRFRPDVVLTTGGYVTVPVGLAAWLRRRPLVVHEQTVRVGLANRLLARLANRVALSSESSLTLLPGRAAAKSAIIGNPVRPELFDGDADKAVVAVGADGFDRSLPTVYVTGGAQGAVQINRVVRELLPWLLQRANVIHQCGKASITELREHAATLDSVLGARLSLNRWTQHPRSRRVCGKAIGLDARGHWTSADAVAGSSRFTAGRGAVVLGQDRRGHAPRRSRCRSRGIASQGQPLVPRCWRDVTVFVAAAKRPLPVLCRA
- a CDS encoding SRPBCC domain-containing protein, with translation MTDTTAYGTLETIDGRRALRFDRSYAYPIQRVWQAVSTPAELERFFPGAADWTPTAGETIDLGGATLEVTEVDAPHRLAWTYAGQPQSFELAEEEGGCRLIFTHVIDHIEDLPAAQTATGWHTYLSRLEPHLAGGHLSDEEAHKPWKDLHERYAERFGVDPEPGRRWAAEHMPAGQD
- a CDS encoding nuclear transport factor 2 family protein, which produces MLTTEDQLAITDLINLHGLLTDRGDFEGLRAVFAEGITYDVSALGGGVLTGLAGLRAAALSLGNGNPVAHHVTNIVVTDAGDGTAHAHSKGIGIMTDGSVGSATYEDTVERTTLGWRITHRVIRPRRVPLQP
- a CDS encoding TetR/AcrR family transcriptional regulator, which produces MTTAGADVALDEVARRAGVGNATLYRHFPTRADLLVAVYSDEVTALCRRGAELIDAGSPLEALFAWLDAFVVHVATKRPLALAATEGSGDRRTPLFEKWHASITSTAADLVDHARPVLCPGLAAADVLTLASGVALASGADVEYARRLVALLRTGLVSQTADAIPP
- a CDS encoding IS3 family transposase; this translates as MARLLEVSASGFYAWRKRRAATAPTPRQRRRADLTMKILDVHADSEGTYGSPRITDELRERGERVSAKTVAKIMAEIGIEGISPRTFKVATTVVDQGASFPPDLVARAFDQGRPDAVWTSDFTYLSYGEGEMYLCAIRDGHTRRVLGHLVADHIGADVVANVIEQAVNTRGGQVADTILHSDRGGEFTATLTAQTCARHGLRRSMGATGICWDNSPAESLWSTFKHEFYYRHTFTHKTELVAAVDKWIHRYNISRRHSSIGGISPLRYEQSISTDAANAA